TATTCCCGAGTAATTTTCCTCAAACCCTCCAAGAAACCGGGTTGAGGAAGAACCACGCCCATATTACCGGCTATGGGCTCCACTATTATGCAAGCGATCTCCTCATGCTGCTCCCTGACGATCCTCCCAACGCTTTCTAAGTCATTGTAGGATAGAACTATCGTATCCAAAGCCACCTTGGAGGTAACCCCAGGTGTACCTGGGATGGCAAGGGTGGCGACACCTGAACCAGCTTTTACCAAAAGATGGTCAACATGTCCATGGTAACAGCCTTCGAACTTGATGACCTTTTCTCGCCCCGTGTACCCCCGGGCGAGTCTTATGGCACTCATGGTCGCTTCGGTTCCCGAATTTACCATTCGAACCCGCTCGATGGAGGGAACGGCTTCTATGATTTGCTTGGCCAGTTCCACCTCGAGTTCGGTGCACGCACCAAAGCTGGTTCCATTCTCCAAAATATCTTTCACCGCCGAGATTACCTTGGGATGAGCGTGACCAAGGATGAGGGGACCCCAAGAGCAGACATAATCGATGTACTCATTTCCATCCACATCGTAGATTTTCGATCCTTTGCCCTTGGTTATGAAGAGAGGCTCCATGCCCACAGCCTTAAAGGCTCTAACGGGACTGTTTACTCCACCCGGAATATATTCTTTAGCTCGGGAAAATAACTCATGTGATTTAGACATGTCCATGTTCTTTTACTCCCGTTTTCCGCCAATCTTTTGACTCGCAGCCGAAGGCTGGTAAATGCAATAGGGTTCCTCCTGCAGATAATCACCGGTTAAAGCATAAGCCCTGGCCCTGCATCCACCACAAATCCTCTTATACTCGCAAATTCCACACTTCCCTTCGAGCTTCCGAAAATCCCTTAAATTCCTGAAGATTTGAGATTCAAACCAGATTTCTTTAAAGGGTCTTTCCCGAACATTTCCACAATCAAGTTCCAGGTAACCGCAGGGCTGAACTTTACCCAGGTGAGAAATGAAACAGAAGGAGATTCCACCCAGGCAACCTCTGGTCATGGCCTCAAGACCTTGGGTCTCGAAGCTTACCTTTTCTTTTTCCTTCCGAGCCCTCTGCCGAATGATGCGGTAGTAGTGAGGAGCACAGGTGGCTTTGAGATGTAGTGGTACCTTCTTCTGTCTTTCGTAGAGCCAGTTGAGCACCCTTTCATAATCCTTGGGAGGAATCTCCTCTTCCGCCAATTCCCTTCCCCTGCCCGTGGGAACCAGTAAAAAAATATGAAGTGCTACGGCACCCAACTTCACGGCAAGATTCAAGATATTCTCAAGATCATTCAGATTACGTTTGGTGATCGTGGGAGCGATTTGAAAATCCACTTCCGCTTCCTTAAGATGCTCTATCCCCTCCAGGGCAGCTTCGAAGGATCCAGGCACTCGGCGAAACTCATCGTGTATTTCAGGAGTGGAACTCTCCAAGCTTATTGCGACCCTTTGAATGCCGGACTCCCTTATTCTTCTGGCGATATCCTTCGTGATCAGGGTACCGTTTGTACCCATCACCATGCGTAAACCCTTCTGCACACCATGGCAAACAATGTCAAAAATGTCCTCCCTGAGTAGCGGCTCTCCGCCGGTCAAAATGATAATTGGTTGACTGAATTCACATATCTCATCGATGAACCGGAGGGCTTCCTGAGTGGAAAATTCATTGGGAAGGGGTTTGTCCACAGCCGAAGCTCGGCAATGAACACACTTTAAGTTACAGGCACCTGTTACCTCCCAGGCGATCATCCTCAGTGGCTGCGCAGCAGTATTTATTTTAGCCACCTGGCTACATCCTTCGCATGGTAAGTCAAAATTATATCGGCGCCGGCTCTCTTGATCCCTGTGAGTATCTCCATGACAATCCTCTTCTCGTCCACCCAACCCTTCATGGCAGCGGCTTTGACCATGGAATACTCCCCACTTACATTATAAGCCGCCACTGGATAATTGAACTCCTGTTTGACTCTATAGATTATATCCAAATACGCGAGGGCGGGTTTAACCATCACGATATCAGCACCTTCTTCGATATCCAGCATGACCTCGCGAAGCGCTTCCAAGGCATTGGGTGGATCCATCTGGTAGGATCTTCGATCACCAAATTGAGGAGCGGACTCCACCGCCTCTCGGAAGGGACCATAAAAACTCGATGCATATTTCGCAGCATAGGACATAATGGGTACATTTTCGTAGCCATTTTCATCCAATGTATTTCTAATGGCGGATACGCGTCCGTCCATCATATCCGAGGGGGCAACCATATCCGCACCCGCTTCCACATGGGATAAAGCGGTCTTGGCTAGCAACTCTAAAGTTAAATCATTCACGATTTCCCCATCTTTTACCATTCCACAGTGTCCATGGCTTGTATATTCGCAAAGACAAACATCGGTTATGACCAGAAGATCTGATGTAACTTCTTTGATGGCTCGCACCGACTGCTGGATAATTCCATCTTCAGCATAAGCTTCGGAAGCTACTTCATCCTTCTTCTTGGGTATCCCAAAAAGGATAATGCCGGGGGTGCCCAGCTCTTCTATTTCTCTAACCTCGTCTTTCAATCTATCGATGGACCAGTGGAAATTTCCGGGCATACTTAAAATTTCTCTTTTAATTCCCTTGCCGTGAACGACGAAAAGGGGGTAGATGAGATCATCGACGCTTATCTTAGTCTCCCTGATGAGGCGCCTGAAGTTCTCAAACCTCCTTAAGCGTCTGGGACGATAAGTTGGGAAATACATCTTTTACCTCAACTCCCTGACTACTCAAATTCCTCCCCGCCCTTCGCTTCCTCTTTTGCTTGGGATTTCTCCTCCGCTAAGGGTCTGGGAGCAAAATGATCGACGAGTCTTCTGAAATCTTTCCAGGCTAAAAATAAAACACAGACTAAGACCACGGGATAAAGAATGGAGATAATCCAATTTGCCCACTGCAGGATTTGGATGTACAGCGGTTGTTGCATCATTAAAATTCCACCTCCTCTTGTTTAAGCTCACAGCCCGACAATTCCCTCTTCAATGCTTCGGTGGTTAAATGATTGAACGATTTGAACCACATTTTACAAGAGCTGGAAAAATACATCAAGCAATTGAATCTCAAATTCAAGTTTAGGAGGAATCAGCAAATTCATAAAGGGTGTTTGGCTTTTGGGAGGGTATTTCAAGAGTATTATCCGAACTAAAGTTCGTTATCCATTAGACGAAATGCTCACTTCGGAGCGCTTCAAAATATTTCTTTGCAGCAATAGTCCATAACTGTGGGTCGCATCCATATTTTTGAATACGATCTGCGTCCACTACCAATATCTCTGGATATGTGTCTAGATAACTCATAACCCGTAAACTTACCTCCTCAACATGTGGCAAATCAAATTTTCTGGCTCCTTTATGAATAACTGCGTTTTCACCTGGCCAAATTGTTTCAGCACAATTCTGGACTCACCTTTGGGAAATAACTCTTATTCAACTTGTGGAGATGGCGGGATTCGAACCCGCGACCTCTTCCGTGCGAAGGAAGCGCTCTCCCCCTGAGCTACATCCCCCTGGCACCTTCGCGCCTTCCTACCTGTACGGGTGAGGACACTCGTGACGCTATTTTACCAGATGTTGTAAGCCTATCAAACTCTCATATAAAATTATATGTTTTATCGGACCCTTTGGCAAAACCATTCTGTAATTCAAGGAAACTAAAGTTTTTACCCCTTTTTACTGATAATCTATACAAATAGTGAAGATAATTCACTAATGGTGAATACAGAAAGTAGGTTCAAGAGCAATGCTAATCCGACTGTTCACACTCCTCAGAAAAGATCGTGGCGCTACCGCAGTAGAGTATGGAATAATGGTCGCCTTAATTGCCGTCGTAATCATCGCCACCGTAGCCCTTCTGAGAAATCAACTTGTGGCGGTGTTTGATAGAGTCGTTGCAGCACTATCCGGCGTATAATGCAAAGAAAAATTCGACCCAAAACTTGAGACTCCGCCCACCTCACCTGGGCGGAGTCTCACTCCCCAAAATGTTTGAAAAGGAAGTGAGCCAAATGATAAGATGGAAAATTCTAGAAGAAAAGGGTACAAGTTCCGTTGAATTTGCATTGATACTTCCAATTCTCATACTCATTCTTTTCAGCATTCTGGAATTTGGAATAGCTTACAATAACTACCTTGCGATCACCCACGCGGCGAGGGAGGGAGCGAGACTCGCCGCCGTTGGAAAATATAGCGAAGAAGTGGTAAGGGAAAGGGCGTATCTCGTGAATCCCACATCCATAACCATCAACTACCCCAACGGAAACAGACACGGTGAACCAGTGGAAGTCGTGGTCAGGTACGATTTCCCACTGGATATACCCTTGTGGGGATAGGAGACGATTCCCCTGATGAGTAAGGCACAAATGCGCATTGAGCTCTAGGGAAGTGGAAGGTGGAAGTTAAAGGATGAAGCACATATTCAATTTGAATGAAAAAGGAGCAGTAACCATATTGGTGGCCTCTACCTTAGCTGCGCTCATCACGGTTGCTGCCCTCGTTGTGGACCTGGGGCTCTTATATCAAGAGCGGAGGCAGCTTCAAACGGCCGTCGATGCGGCAGCTCTAGCAGCAGCCATTGACTTGGCGGAGGGAAAAGATGCAGAACAAGCCGAGGTTTCAGCGGAAAGGTACATCATTGAAAACACCAATGTATTTCCGGAGCAAATAACCATCGATTATCCTGAAGCCAATCGGGTCAGGGTGATCTGTACCACCTCTAGAGACCTCTTGTTGGCAAAGGTTTTTGGGGTTAAAAATGCCCTCGTTAAAGCCACGGCGACAGCCGCCTATGATGTTGCCTCCAGTGTCAGCAACCTGGTTCCAATCATCGTTCCCATGCAATCGGTGACCACCCACATCGGACCGGAAAATGAAGTTCAATTTGAATTGGGAGAGGACAGACCGGTGGAATCATTCTCCAAAACCGCCACTATGGACAAAAATACCATAAAATACACCATTTCTTACATCAACACCACCCATAAATTGGTGGATATCACCATCGAGGATCCCATTCCAAAGGGCGCTACTTATGTAAAAGGCAGTGTTTGTTAGCGGATGTGGTTGTTCCTGCTGCAGCAGTTGCACATGTTCCCAATGCGGGGGCTGCGACTGTGAATGTGGATGCTGTGATCGTTGTAAATGCCGTTGCTGCTATCACAAAGGCACAAATACCATCGCTTGGATATTCCGGGATGTTCCCCCCGGCGAGCAAAGAACCGTCAGTTTTATGGCGACAACTAGTAGCTCCTCCGCGGTGATGAATAATACCGCTTACCTTACCATCAGTGCCTCAAGTGAAACCAAGACAGCTTCCACCGCCGGATCGGCTCAAAAGGGATACTTCTGGCTCTGCGATTTCGATGCCGGGAGCGGTGGAACTCCCGATTTCGATGATTGGATTCGCCATGGTTACCCGGAGGAGGTATCCATCGGATTCGTCGCCAATGGTGAGGGAGTTAGGGCCGCCCTAAAGGATGCCTTGGGCTGGAGAAAAGAATACGATCCAAGCGTCGTCTTACCCCTTTATGACCATACCAAAGGCGGTGGAAGCCCGGGTGAGTACCACATCGTGGGATTCGCTGAATTCGTGGTCACCGATTTCGATTTCAAAGGAAATCCCAAGACCATCACCGGTTATTTCACCAACGGTACGGTGACGACCGGTGCGGGTGGTGAAGAAAAACCGCCTTACGACTTCGGAATTTGCGTCGTTTGGTTGGTTGACTAATGGCAAAGGAGGGAGGGGGAACAACTCACGGAAGGCAAATTCAAGGATTCCTTTACGGCGGAATTATCCTTGAGGATTCCCCATAACATGGTGGCCATATCCATTCCCGTGGGCGAAGTGGTCGGCGTCTCGGACAAAATAAATCCAGGTGATCGCGTAACCGTCATAGCCACTTTCACACCCGGACCAGGAGGTTCCGATGTGACCCGCATCCTTTTGCAGAATGTAGAGGTCCTCGCGACCTCAGCGGAGATTCAGAGAACTTCTAAAAAACCGGAGATAGGCAATGCCTCAAGTCTGGGGAAGAAAACAATCACCCTTGCAGTTCCCCCCGCCAATGCCGAAAAACTGGTCTTCGCCGAGGAAAAAGGTCATGTTTGGATAGCACTAATGCCCACTAGCTGGGACGGACCAATGATGCTCAGCCTGTGGAAACACCGGGGCAGACGATGGAATCTATCTTTAGGTAGAGAGGAT
The nucleotide sequence above comes from Actinomycetota bacterium. Encoded proteins:
- a CDS encoding Tad domain-containing protein produces the protein MKHIFNLNEKGAVTILVASTLAALITVAALVVDLGLLYQERRQLQTAVDAAALAAAIDLAEGKDAEQAEVSAERYIIENTNVFPEQITIDYPEANRVRVICTTSRDLLLAKVFGVKNALVKATATAAYDVASSVSNLVPIIVPMQSVTTHIGPENEVQFELGEDRPVESFSKTATMDKNTIKYTISYINTTHKLVDITIEDPIPKGATYVKGSVC
- a CDS encoding Flp family type IVb pilin — its product is MLIRLFTLLRKDRGATAVEYGIMVALIAVVIIATVALLRNQLVAVFDRVVAALSGV
- the ahbD gene encoding heme b synthase, producing MNTAAQPLRMIAWEVTGACNLKCVHCRASAVDKPLPNEFSTQEALRFIDEICEFSQPIIILTGGEPLLREDIFDIVCHGVQKGLRMVMGTNGTLITKDIARRIRESGIQRVAISLESSTPEIHDEFRRVPGSFEAALEGIEHLKEAEVDFQIAPTITKRNLNDLENILNLAVKLGAVALHIFLLVPTGRGRELAEEEIPPKDYERVLNWLYERQKKVPLHLKATCAPHYYRIIRQRARKEKEKVSFETQGLEAMTRGCLGGISFCFISHLGKVQPCGYLELDCGNVRERPFKEIWFESQIFRNLRDFRKLEGKCGICEYKRICGGCRARAYALTGDYLQEEPYCIYQPSAASQKIGGKRE
- the hemL gene encoding glutamate-1-semialdehyde 2,1-aminomutase is translated as MDMSKSHELFSRAKEYIPGGVNSPVRAFKAVGMEPLFITKGKGSKIYDVDGNEYIDYVCSWGPLILGHAHPKVISAVKDILENGTSFGACTELEVELAKQIIEAVPSIERVRMVNSGTEATMSAIRLARGYTGREKVIKFEGCYHGHVDHLLVKAGSGVATLAIPGTPGVTSKVALDTIVLSYNDLESVGRIVREQHEEIACIIVEPIAGNMGVVLPQPGFLEGLRKITREYGIILIFDEVITGFRVSYGGAQELYSVIPDLTCLGKIIGGGFPVGAFGGRREIMECVAPVGSVYQAGTLSGNPIAMTAGLMTLKILSDGQIYQDLERKGAMLSEGLRENARELGIKAHFTRVGSLLCMFFTDKEVLNFETAASSDTEKYARYFREMLKSGIYLAPSQFEACFISTAHTDEDIQRTIEANREALKKLR
- the hemB gene encoding porphobilinogen synthase, with amino-acid sequence MYFPTYRPRRLRRFENFRRLIRETKISVDDLIYPLFVVHGKGIKREILSMPGNFHWSIDRLKDEVREIEELGTPGIILFGIPKKKDEVASEAYAEDGIIQQSVRAIKEVTSDLLVITDVCLCEYTSHGHCGMVKDGEIVNDLTLELLAKTALSHVEAGADMVAPSDMMDGRVSAIRNTLDENGYENVPIMSYAAKYASSFYGPFREAVESAPQFGDRRSYQMDPPNALEALREVMLDIEEGADIVMVKPALAYLDIIYRVKQEFNYPVAAYNVSGEYSMVKAAAMKGWVDEKRIVMEILTGIKRAGADIILTYHAKDVARWLK
- a CDS encoding TadE/TadG family type IV pilus assembly protein, which translates into the protein MIRWKILEEKGTSSVEFALILPILILILFSILEFGIAYNNYLAITHAAREGARLAAVGKYSEEVVRERAYLVNPTSITINYPNGNRHGEPVEVVVRYDFPLDIPLWG